The following are from one region of the Corylus avellana chromosome ca1, CavTom2PMs-1.0 genome:
- the LOC132187674 gene encoding F-box protein At3g07870-like, protein MLTFLPEDLVVKILSKLPPKSLIRFRCVSKTWDALIGNPDFFSRNLLNQSIFTPTQNPDRPLPLLLVSATDKFNAERELFSFLSYDTLECVSRIPLNLPPAPNNDCFVTIPNCNLKVVASCKGILCLYDFRTRDIYLWNPATPSAGLKALPPFSRHPEPGVIVYLLGVGFGFDPRSKDFKVVRIRKVARGPDATKRVKKEVEVYSVSDGYWRMIDVSVPFGFRGGWRTAAFDGVFFWWSLGLITVAFDFSDEVFRTTPFPHARSALYFSHKLMVLNGCIAMAVFPRASGKVNMSLEIWVLLEFGVKESWTLFINIGLPPDLERPLRFWKNGELFMENSEGQLVLYDPFTRTRKNLQIEGVKESLEVALFTQSSVAINGGVELEGGDNL, encoded by the coding sequence ATGTTGACCTTTTTGCCTGAGGACTTGGTGGTGAAAATACTCTCTAAGCTGCCACCAAAGTCCCTGATCCGATTCAGGTGCGTATCCAAAACCTGGGATGCTCTCATTGGAAACCCTGATTTCTTCTCTAGAAACCTCCTTAACCAATCCATTTTCACCCCCACCCAAAACCCAGATCGTCCACTCCCTCTCCTCCTCGTCAGCGCCACCGACAAATTCAACGCTGAAAGGGAACTGTTCTCTTTCCTCTCTTACGACACCCTCGAATGTGTGTCTCGGATCCCTCTGAATCTCCCTCCCGCACCAAACAATGACTGTTTCGTTACAATTCCAAATTGTAACCTCAAGGTCGTCGCTTCCTGTAAAGGGATACTCTGCCTCTACGATTTCCGAACCAGAGACATCTATCTCTGGAACCCCGCCACGCCGTCGGCAGGGCTCAAGGCTCTGCCGCCCTTTTCCCGGCACCCTGAACCCGGAGTTATTGTTTATCTGCTCGGCGTCGGGTTCGGGTTCGACCCCAGATCTAAGGACTTCAAGGTGGTGAGGATTCGAAAAGTTGCGCGCGGCCCTGATGCCACAAAGCGGGTGAAGAAGGAGGTGGAAGTGTACAGCGTAAGTGATGGGTATTGGAGAATGATTGATGTAAGCGTGCCATTTGGTTTTCGTGGAGGTTGGCGGACGGCGGCGTTTGATGGGGTTTTTTTCTGGTGGTCGTTGGGTCTAATAACCGTTGCTTTCGATTTCAGCGACGAGGTGTTTCGAACGACGCCGTTTCCGCATGCTAGAAGTGCCTTGTATTTTTCTCACAAATTGATGGTGTTGAACGGGTGCATTGCTATGGCGGTTTTTCCTCGTGCTTCAGGGAAGGTAAATATGTCTTTGGAGATATGGGTTTTGCTTGAATTTGGTGTTAAGGAGTCGTGGACTTTATTTATCAACATTGGACTCCCGCCGGATTTAGAAAGGCCATTGAGGTTTTGGAAGAACGGGGAGTTGTTCATGGAGAATAGTGAGGGGCAGTTGGTCTTGTATGATCCTTTTACACGTACAAGGAAGAATCTTCAGATTGAAGGGGTTAAGGAATCCTTAGAAGTTGCTCTCTTCACGCAGAGTTCCGTCGCCATCAATGGAGGGGTTGAGCTTGAAGGAGGggataatctgtga